A stretch of the Streptomyces ortus genome encodes the following:
- a CDS encoding CBS domain-containing protein produces the protein MHGTPHVVSDVMTHAVATVDRNASFKEIVRTMQERKVSALPVVGGKGRVVGVVSEADLLPKEEFRDSDPDRYTQLRRLSDLAKAGAVTAEELMTSPALTTAPDATLAQAARTMARAKVKRLAVVDASGSLHGIVSRADLLKVFLRDDEEMAEEVRREVVAYLFPMPSSSVRTEVRDGVVKLSGHIRDTSLVPVAARLARAVEGVVDVEFDLSEHGDSTVDEAWG, from the coding sequence ATGCACGGCACGCCGCACGTCGTGAGCGATGTGATGACCCACGCCGTCGCCACGGTGGACCGCAACGCCTCGTTCAAGGAGATCGTGCGGACGATGCAGGAGCGGAAGGTCAGCGCCCTGCCGGTCGTGGGAGGAAAGGGACGGGTGGTCGGGGTCGTCTCCGAGGCCGATCTGCTGCCCAAGGAGGAGTTCCGCGACAGCGACCCCGACCGGTACACGCAGTTGCGCAGGCTCTCCGACCTCGCCAAGGCCGGCGCGGTGACCGCTGAGGAGTTGATGACCTCCCCTGCCCTCACCACCGCCCCCGACGCGACGCTCGCCCAGGCCGCCCGGACGATGGCGCGCGCCAAGGTCAAGAGGCTTGCCGTCGTCGACGCATCCGGTTCGTTGCACGGCATCGTCAGCCGCGCCGACCTGCTCAAGGTCTTCCTGCGGGACGACGAGGAGATGGCGGAGGAAGTCCGGCGGGAAGTCGTGGCGTACCTGTTCCCCATGCCCTCGTCCTCCGTGCGGACGGAGGTACGGGACGGTGTGGTGAAGCTCAGCGGACACATCCGGGACACGTCCCTGGTCCCGGTGGCCGCCCGTCTGGCACGGGCTGTCGAGGGTGTCGTGGACGTCGAGTTCGACCTCTCCGAGCATGGGGATTCGACGGTGGACGAGGCCTGGGGGTGA
- a CDS encoding SulP family inorganic anion transporter, translating to MSPRVGGRVPLWRRPAPGLGALIGYRRAWLRADVLAGMTVAAYLVPQVMAYAGVAGLPPVAGLWAILPALALYALLGSSSLLSVGPESTTALMTAAVVGPLAAGDPARYATLSAVLAIAVGLLCVVAWVARLGFVADLLSRPVLIGYLAGVALIMMVDQLPKLTGVRSTGSGFFPKTWSFVRNLPDAHLPTLLLAAAVLLFLFAAARYLRALPGPLLAVLLATAAVVALGLDERHGIKVIGDVPAGLPPLAPPDLTELPDLLLPALGVLLVGYTDVILTARAFAGRDARALDANQEFLALGAANLGAGLVRGFPVSSSASRTALAASAGGRSQLYSLIAGSGVLAVLLFLSPLLARTPTALLGALVVYAAVRMIDLAGFRRLATFRRRELLLSLGCLTGVLVLDILYGVLVAVGLSVAELPARVARPHDAVDALRRELTDRGIVFALARVKQDLLDDLEAYGLADSVGAGRIFPTLPTAVTAYRQWCRERH from the coding sequence ATGTCCCCGCGTGTCGGTGGCCGCGTCCCGCTGTGGCGTCGGCCGGCCCCCGGGCTCGGCGCCCTGATCGGCTACCGGCGCGCGTGGCTGAGGGCCGATGTCCTGGCGGGCATGACCGTGGCCGCGTACCTCGTGCCCCAGGTCATGGCGTACGCGGGCGTGGCCGGGCTGCCGCCGGTCGCCGGGCTGTGGGCCATCCTGCCCGCACTGGCCCTGTACGCGCTGCTCGGCTCCTCCTCACTGCTCTCCGTCGGCCCGGAGTCGACGACGGCGTTGATGACGGCGGCGGTGGTGGGTCCCCTCGCGGCCGGAGACCCGGCCCGGTACGCGACGCTGTCGGCCGTGCTCGCGATCGCCGTCGGTCTGCTGTGCGTGGTCGCCTGGGTGGCCCGGCTCGGGTTCGTCGCGGATCTGTTGTCCAGGCCCGTGCTCATCGGATACCTGGCGGGCGTCGCCCTCATCATGATGGTCGATCAACTCCCCAAGCTCACCGGTGTCCGCTCCACGGGCTCCGGGTTCTTTCCGAAGACGTGGTCCTTCGTCCGTAACCTGCCGGACGCCCATCTGCCCACGCTGCTGCTCGCCGCCGCCGTGCTGCTGTTCCTCTTCGCCGCCGCGCGGTACCTCCGCGCCCTGCCCGGCCCGCTGCTGGCCGTCCTACTGGCGACCGCCGCGGTGGTGGCCCTCGGACTCGACGAGCGGCACGGGATCAAGGTGATCGGTGACGTTCCGGCCGGTCTTCCCCCGCTCGCTCCGCCGGACCTGACCGAACTGCCCGACCTGTTGCTGCCCGCCCTGGGTGTCCTCCTCGTCGGCTACACCGACGTCATCCTCACCGCACGTGCCTTCGCGGGGCGCGACGCGCGAGCCCTGGACGCCAACCAGGAGTTCCTCGCCCTGGGCGCCGCCAACCTCGGCGCGGGCCTGGTGCGGGGCTTCCCGGTGAGCAGCAGCGCGAGCCGCACCGCGCTCGCCGCGTCGGCGGGCGGGCGCAGCCAGTTGTACTCGCTGATCGCCGGTTCGGGCGTGCTCGCCGTTCTGCTGTTCCTCAGCCCGTTGCTCGCCCGCACTCCCACGGCGCTGCTGGGGGCGCTCGTCGTCTACGCCGCGGTCCGCATGATCGACCTGGCGGGCTTCCGGCGACTGGCCACGTTCCGGCGCCGCGAACTGCTCCTGTCCCTCGGCTGTCTGACCGGGGTGCTTGTCCTGGACATCCTGTACGGCGTCCTCGTGGCCGTCGGTCTCTCGGTGGCGGAGTTGCCGGCCCGGGTGGCCCGACCGCACGACGCCGTCGACGCACTCCGCCGCGAACTCACCGACCGCGGGATCGTCTTCGCCCTCGCCCGCGTCAAACAGGACCTGCTGGACGACCTGGAGGCATACGGCCTGGCGGACAGCGTCGGCGCGGGGCGGATCTTTCCCACCCTGCCGACGGCGGTGACCGCGTACCGGCAGTGGTGCCGCGAACGCCACTGA
- a CDS encoding Crp/Fnr family transcriptional regulator has product MNDSVTSNMMRALPAEHRQRLLHLAHEVSFEMGSRLFEEGGRADRFWIVRTGTIALDMRVPGRRAAVIETLGHNQLVGWSWLFAPHTWHLGAEATTPVRAYEFDAAAIRGLCVSDPAFGTAVTQWVGDVLAHRLRSARTRLLDLYAPYGSGSRV; this is encoded by the coding sequence ATGAACGATTCCGTCACGTCGAACATGATGCGGGCCCTCCCCGCCGAACACCGGCAGCGGTTGCTGCACCTTGCCCACGAGGTGTCGTTCGAGATGGGCAGCCGCCTCTTCGAGGAAGGCGGACGGGCCGACCGGTTCTGGATCGTGCGCACCGGCACGATCGCTCTCGACATGCGGGTGCCGGGCCGGCGGGCGGCGGTCATCGAGACACTCGGCCACAACCAACTCGTCGGCTGGTCCTGGCTGTTCGCGCCGCACACCTGGCATCTGGGCGCCGAGGCGACAACTCCCGTACGGGCCTACGAGTTCGACGCCGCGGCCATACGCGGCCTGTGCGTGAGCGATCCCGCATTCGGCACGGCGGTCACCCAGTGGGTCGGTGACGTACTGGCCCACCGGCTGCGCTCCGCCCGCACCCGGCTGCTGGACCTGTACGCCCCCTACGGCAGCGGCAGCCGCGTCTGA
- a CDS encoding alpha/beta fold hydrolase encodes MEDSVTVSESSPVSECSPVRDLPPQDLAGFTHRWVDADGIRLHAVDGGRPDGSAVVLLAGFPQTWQAWRKVMPSLADRFRVIAIDLPGQGHSERLERGYDTHTVAAHVHTAVEALGVPSYWLAAHDIGAWVAFSLALKHENRLRGVALLDAGIPGISLPEAIPTDPARAWKTWHFAFHLVPDLPETLLTGREREYVGWFLRTKALCPDTFDDADLDLYAAALAADGGLGAALAYYRDAAESARRNHEALSRQHLTVPVLGISSSHGSVPDMAASLSPWADDTTGVVVADAGHFIPDEQPDAVAAAIADFVTGRV; translated from the coding sequence ATGGAGGATTCCGTGACCGTCTCCGAAAGCAGTCCCGTCTCCGAATGCAGCCCCGTCCGCGACCTGCCCCCGCAGGACCTGGCCGGTTTCACCCACCGCTGGGTCGACGCGGACGGCATCCGCCTGCATGCCGTCGACGGCGGCCGGCCGGACGGCTCGGCCGTCGTCCTGCTCGCCGGGTTCCCGCAGACCTGGCAGGCCTGGCGAAAGGTCATGCCCAGCCTTGCCGACCGGTTCCGCGTCATCGCGATCGATCTGCCGGGGCAGGGCCACTCCGAGCGCTTGGAGCGCGGCTACGACACCCACACGGTCGCCGCCCACGTCCACACCGCCGTGGAGGCGCTCGGAGTGCCGTCCTACTGGCTGGCCGCCCATGACATCGGAGCGTGGGTCGCCTTCTCCCTGGCCCTCAAGCACGAGAACCGGCTGCGCGGAGTCGCCCTGCTGGACGCCGGAATCCCCGGCATCTCCCTCCCGGAGGCGATCCCCACCGATCCGGCCCGGGCGTGGAAGACCTGGCATTTCGCGTTCCACCTCGTGCCCGACCTGCCCGAGACCCTGCTCACCGGCCGCGAACGGGAGTACGTCGGCTGGTTCCTGCGGACGAAGGCACTGTGTCCCGACACGTTCGACGACGCCGACCTCGACCTCTACGCCGCGGCCCTCGCCGCCGACGGCGGGCTCGGCGCCGCCCTCGCCTACTACCGGGACGCCGCCGAGTCCGCGCGCAGGAACCACGAGGCGCTCAGCCGGCAGCACCTGACCGTGCCCGTCCTCGGAATCTCCAGCAGCCACGGCTCCGTCCCGGACATGGCGGCCTCCCTCAGCCCGTGGGCCGACGACACCACCGGAGTCGTCGTGGCCGACGCCGGGCACTTCATCCCCGACGAGCAGCCCGACGCCGTCGCTGCCGCGATAGCCGACTTCGTCACCGGACGCGTCTGA
- a CDS encoding universal stress protein: MLRHVTAGVDGSVESLATAHWAAREAVRRGAPLRLVHAWQWHPRPPASVPMGNSEHEWAQATLNQVVGSVRAAHPDLHIDSRLVSDSPVGALLASPDETELLVLGSRGLGGLAGFMVGSVSQRVVARSVRPVVLVRAGRAAADEHSTTPGGKEPSPQTHGTSNRDVVLGLDVRHPCDELIEFGFEAARLQGAALRVVHAFSVPSADGADLHAVTGAGAEVLAAQERAVVAALRPWCAKYPEISVTETVSEGRPAAALAHASSEARLVVVGRKIRASHLGTHIGPVAHAVLHHANCPVAVVPHA; encoded by the coding sequence ATGCTGCGCCATGTAACCGCGGGCGTCGACGGTTCCGTCGAGAGCCTTGCGACCGCACACTGGGCGGCCCGGGAAGCCGTGCGCCGTGGAGCTCCTCTGAGGCTGGTGCACGCCTGGCAGTGGCACCCGCGCCCACCCGCCTCCGTCCCCATGGGCAACAGCGAGCACGAGTGGGCCCAGGCGACCCTGAACCAGGTGGTCGGCAGCGTGCGGGCCGCACACCCCGACCTCCACATCGATTCCCGGCTGGTGTCCGACTCCCCGGTCGGGGCGCTGCTCGCCTCACCCGACGAGACCGAACTGCTGGTACTCGGCTCCCGGGGGCTCGGCGGTCTCGCGGGGTTCATGGTCGGCTCGGTGTCCCAGCGGGTCGTCGCCAGGTCCGTACGCCCGGTCGTGCTCGTCCGCGCGGGCCGGGCCGCGGCCGACGAGCACTCCACGACACCCGGCGGGAAGGAGCCTTCGCCGCAGACCCACGGGACGTCGAACCGCGATGTCGTGCTCGGCCTGGACGTCCGGCACCCCTGTGACGAACTGATCGAGTTCGGCTTCGAGGCCGCCCGGCTGCAGGGCGCCGCCCTGCGGGTGGTCCATGCCTTCAGCGTTCCCTCCGCCGACGGCGCCGACCTGCACGCGGTCACCGGGGCGGGGGCGGAGGTGCTCGCCGCGCAGGAACGCGCCGTCGTCGCGGCGCTGCGGCCGTGGTGCGCTAAGTACCCCGAGATCTCCGTGACCGAGACCGTCTCCGAAGGCCGTCCGGCCGCCGCCCTGGCCCACGCCTCGTCCGAAGCCCGCCTCGTCGTCGTGGGCCGGAAGATCCGGGCGAGCCACCTCGGGACGCACATCGGTCCCGTGGCCCACGCGGTCCTGCACCACGCCAACTGCCCCGTCGCCGTGGTCCCGCACGCCTGA
- a CDS encoding winged helix-turn-helix transcriptional regulator, translating into MSSTLGSRQEPKGNLRSVSLRPGTVFLADCPARLAIEIISSKWAVVTLFALSDGPVRHGELVELIGGVSRKVLTQTLRRLQDNGLVERHAYAEAPPRVEYSLTELGRTLEEPIRRLTDWARTNGETVLAFHEAAAERDASSAPSDGPADGLTTGPAV; encoded by the coding sequence ATGTCTTCGACGTTAGGCAGCCGTCAGGAACCAAAAGGTAACCTTCGGTCCGTGAGCCTCCGTCCCGGAACCGTGTTCCTAGCCGACTGCCCCGCCCGCCTGGCCATCGAGATCATCTCCAGCAAATGGGCCGTGGTCACGCTCTTCGCTCTCAGCGACGGCCCTGTCCGCCATGGCGAGTTGGTCGAACTCATCGGCGGTGTCTCACGCAAAGTCCTGACGCAGACACTGCGCCGCCTGCAGGACAACGGACTCGTCGAACGGCACGCGTACGCCGAGGCGCCGCCCCGGGTGGAATACAGCCTGACCGAGCTGGGGCGCACCCTGGAGGAACCCATCAGAAGGCTCACCGACTGGGCGAGAACCAACGGTGAGACGGTTCTCGCCTTTCACGAGGCAGCCGCGGAGAGGGACGCGTCGAGCGCCCCCTCGGACGGGCCGGCGGACGGGTTGACGACTGGGCCGGCTGTCTGA
- a CDS encoding alpha/beta fold hydrolase — protein MTRPTTYVLVHGAWHDERSWDRVAPLLTARGHRVFAPSLTGHGDKAHLLGPDVGLTTHTEDVVDLILDHALNDVVLVGHSYAGMVISGAANRIPERISRLVYLDAMVPTHGENAIDVMPLTKAMIDGAADSAQPWRIPPLPELAAPLGLFGVTDSDDIAWLRGTLTDESVLCFQQPVEMDNPAQAAVPRTHILCVGNEPEGVTRRPVPALQPNGELSHVHTLDTGHDAMITRPAELAALLLENI, from the coding sequence ATGACCAGACCGACCACCTACGTCCTCGTGCACGGAGCCTGGCACGACGAACGGTCCTGGGACCGCGTCGCGCCCCTGCTCACCGCCCGGGGCCACCGAGTCTTCGCGCCGTCCCTCACCGGCCACGGGGACAAGGCACACCTGCTCGGCCCCGACGTCGGACTCACCACCCACACCGAGGACGTCGTCGACCTCATCCTCGACCACGCCCTGAACGACGTCGTCCTCGTCGGACACAGCTACGCGGGCATGGTCATCTCCGGCGCGGCGAACCGGATTCCCGAGCGCATCTCGCGTCTGGTGTACCTCGACGCGATGGTCCCGACCCACGGCGAGAACGCCATCGACGTCATGCCACTCACAAAGGCCATGATCGACGGTGCCGCCGACAGCGCCCAGCCCTGGCGCATACCGCCGTTGCCGGAACTCGCCGCGCCACTCGGCCTCTTCGGCGTGACCGACTCCGACGACATCGCCTGGCTCAGGGGCACGCTGACGGACGAGTCGGTGCTCTGCTTCCAGCAGCCGGTCGAGATGGACAACCCCGCACAGGCGGCCGTCCCGCGCACGCACATCCTCTGCGTCGGCAACGAACCCGAGGGCGTCACCCGCCGACCCGTCCCCGCACTGCAGCCCAACGGCGAGCTGTCCCACGTGCACACCCTGGACACCGGTCACGACGCCATGATCACCAGGCCCGCGGAGCTCGCCGCCCTGCTGCTCGAAAACATCTGA
- a CDS encoding TetR/AcrR family transcriptional regulator gives MAGKKQFDMDTVLDAAMIQFWRAGYADTSVDDLSRATGLNRSSIYSSLGDKDTLFLRCLDRYTARYGDRYDAALSCAASEPVAAVRAFFDVTLQRIADPELPDGCLIAQSAMAIPVLSPAVATHARQALGFQRLRLRAALKAGRMTDQDADAFAVHAAAVNQSLAVMSRAGSSPAQLRAVVDVTVGALSQALRERVESESP, from the coding sequence ATGGCAGGCAAGAAGCAGTTCGACATGGACACGGTGCTCGACGCGGCGATGATCCAGTTCTGGCGCGCCGGCTACGCCGACACCTCGGTCGACGACCTGTCCCGGGCCACCGGTCTGAACCGCAGCTCGATCTACTCCTCGCTCGGCGACAAGGACACACTGTTCCTGCGCTGCCTGGATCGCTACACCGCGCGCTACGGCGACCGGTACGACGCCGCCCTGTCCTGCGCGGCGTCCGAACCCGTCGCGGCCGTCCGCGCGTTCTTCGACGTCACCCTGCAGCGCATCGCCGATCCCGAACTGCCCGATGGATGCCTGATCGCCCAGTCGGCCATGGCGATTCCGGTGCTGAGCCCGGCCGTGGCGACACACGCCAGGCAGGCGCTCGGTTTCCAGCGCCTGCGCCTGCGCGCCGCGCTGAAGGCCGGCCGCATGACCGACCAGGACGCGGACGCCTTCGCCGTACACGCGGCGGCAGTGAACCAGTCCCTCGCTGTCATGAGCAGAGCCGGGTCGAGCCCGGCACAGCTGCGGGCCGTGGTGGACGTGACCGTCGGGGCGCTCTCACAGGCGTTGCGCGAACGCGTCGAGAGCGAGTCTCCCTGA
- a CDS encoding sensor histidine kinase, protein MGSSEESFQARVRLPQLKLDELLEELQARLDAARGTRDRVHSLLEAVLSVGRELDLEQALYSIVEAAAVLVDAEYAALGVIGPDGKRLSAFHTVGISEKQIAEIGHYPEGHGILGELISHPEPLRLVKLSEHPSSYGFPPHHPPMNTFVGVPIRVRDLVFGNLYLTEKRGGAQFDEEDESVLSTLAVAAGVAIDNARLYEESRLRERWLQASAEITHCLMSGRDRAEVLGLIAERAREITSAALAVVALPMENTDSLTVELAIGEGAGTHRGLVLPVDDGLIGRAFSSAASVASADISTEERAASGPQRFNGLGPAVAVPIGSGERVRGIVLLVRDSGRPEFTGKETEALQGFAAQAAVAMELAEHREDAEEIAVLKDRDRIARDLHDLAIQRLFATGMTLQSAGRFIEHSEASERVVRAVDDLDETIKIIRSTIFGLRAREGATAPGLRARVVRMVGETAPVLGFTPSLRMEGLVDTQVTKETADHVVAVLSEALTNIARHARATRAAVVLETDGREVRLTVSDNGVGIPAGGRRSGLRNMAERAGQLGGEMQLGDSDGGGTTVVWWAPVSAAT, encoded by the coding sequence GTGGGAAGCTCCGAGGAGTCCTTTCAGGCCCGCGTACGGCTGCCGCAGCTGAAGCTGGACGAGCTGCTGGAGGAACTGCAGGCCAGGCTGGATGCCGCCCGAGGTACGCGCGACCGGGTGCACAGCCTGCTGGAGGCCGTGCTCTCCGTCGGCCGGGAGCTGGACCTCGAACAGGCGCTCTACAGCATCGTGGAGGCCGCGGCCGTGCTGGTGGACGCGGAGTACGCCGCCCTGGGTGTGATCGGGCCGGACGGGAAGCGGCTGTCGGCCTTCCACACGGTCGGGATCAGCGAGAAGCAGATCGCCGAGATCGGCCATTATCCGGAAGGGCACGGCATTCTGGGCGAGCTCATCAGCCACCCCGAGCCCCTGCGGCTGGTGAAACTCTCCGAGCATCCCTCCTCGTACGGCTTCCCGCCCCACCACCCGCCGATGAACACCTTCGTCGGTGTGCCGATCCGGGTGCGGGACCTGGTTTTCGGCAATCTCTATCTGACCGAGAAGCGGGGCGGGGCGCAGTTCGACGAGGAGGACGAGTCGGTCCTGTCGACGCTGGCCGTGGCGGCCGGCGTGGCGATCGACAACGCCCGTCTGTACGAGGAGTCGCGGCTGCGTGAGCGCTGGCTGCAGGCGAGCGCGGAGATCACGCACTGTCTGATGTCCGGCAGGGACCGCGCCGAGGTGCTCGGCCTGATCGCGGAACGGGCGAGGGAGATCACCTCGGCGGCCCTGGCCGTGGTCGCCCTGCCGATGGAGAACACCGACTCGCTGACGGTGGAACTGGCCATCGGAGAGGGCGCCGGGACGCACCGCGGGCTCGTGCTGCCGGTGGACGACGGTCTGATCGGCCGGGCGTTCTCCTCGGCCGCCTCGGTCGCCAGCGCCGACATCTCCACCGAGGAACGGGCCGCGTCCGGCCCGCAGCGGTTCAACGGGCTGGGCCCGGCGGTAGCCGTCCCGATCGGCTCGGGCGAGCGTGTACGAGGGATCGTCCTGCTGGTACGGGACTCCGGTCGGCCGGAGTTCACCGGAAAGGAGACCGAGGCGCTGCAGGGCTTCGCCGCGCAGGCCGCGGTCGCGATGGAACTGGCCGAACACCGGGAGGACGCCGAGGAGATCGCGGTGCTCAAGGACCGTGACCGGATCGCCCGCGACCTCCACGACCTCGCGATCCAGCGGCTGTTCGCCACCGGCATGACCCTGCAGAGCGCCGGCCGTTTCATCGAGCACTCCGAGGCTTCCGAGCGCGTGGTGCGGGCGGTGGACGACCTCGACGAGACCATCAAGATCATCAGGTCGACGATCTTCGGTCTGCGTGCGCGCGAGGGCGCCACGGCCCCGGGCTTGCGGGCCCGCGTGGTACGCATGGTCGGCGAGACGGCTCCCGTGCTGGGCTTCACCCCCAGCCTCCGGATGGAAGGCCTGGTGGACACGCAGGTCACCAAGGAGACGGCGGACCATGTGGTGGCCGTGCTCTCCGAGGCCCTGACGAACATCGCCCGGCACGCGCGGGCCACCCGGGCCGCGGTGGTTCTGGAGACCGACGGCCGTGAGGTACGCCTGACGGTTTCCGACAACGGCGTGGGCATCCCGGCCGGGGGCCGCCGCAGCGGTTTGCGCAACATGGCGGAACGCGCCGGGCAGTTGGGCGGGGAGATGCAGTTGGGCGACTCCGACGGCGGCGGTACCACTGTGGTGTGGTGGGCGCCGGTAAGCGCGGCCACCTGA
- a CDS encoding PucR family transcriptional regulator, whose protein sequence is MSHAIRRASELALNETTVTALRAELRATADEVVQAIIDEVPPYANALSGRMGGTIRRAVRTALGHYLDLASGHATGGDAGDAAYELGRGEVRDGRSMDALLAAYRVGARVAWRCLAAGAVPAGLPAAEVAKFAELTFAYIDELSAASAAGHADELAARGRAHERHLEHLARDLLAGASPDVLLASAQRAGWQPPVALTAVLLPAAQARPAYRALDANTLVLDDLPDATGVLLVPDADRSHLSRQLTDRAAVIGPPRPWTRASASYARAVRARSLSCDIRDTEDHLPELVLSADADAFADLRARALAPLRTVPAATARRLEETLRAWLLHQGRRDEVAAALFVHPQTVRYRMSQLRELFPDLGSPHRVLELTLAVGLRPT, encoded by the coding sequence GTGAGTCATGCAATCAGGAGAGCCAGCGAACTGGCCCTCAATGAGACGACGGTCACCGCGCTTCGGGCCGAGCTGAGGGCCACCGCCGACGAGGTCGTGCAGGCGATCATCGACGAGGTCCCTCCTTACGCCAACGCCCTTTCGGGCCGCATGGGCGGCACCATCCGCCGAGCCGTCCGTACCGCGCTGGGGCACTACCTGGACCTCGCGAGCGGGCACGCCACGGGCGGCGACGCCGGGGACGCGGCCTACGAGCTGGGCCGCGGCGAGGTGCGCGACGGCCGTTCGATGGACGCCCTGCTCGCCGCCTACCGCGTCGGCGCCCGGGTGGCCTGGCGGTGCCTGGCCGCGGGTGCCGTACCCGCGGGTCTGCCCGCCGCCGAGGTCGCCAAGTTCGCCGAGCTGACCTTCGCCTACATCGACGAGCTCTCCGCCGCGAGCGCCGCGGGCCACGCCGACGAACTGGCCGCCCGGGGCAGGGCCCACGAGCGCCACCTGGAACACCTGGCCCGCGACCTCCTGGCCGGCGCGAGCCCGGACGTGCTGCTGGCCTCCGCGCAGCGGGCGGGGTGGCAGCCCCCGGTCGCGCTGACCGCGGTCCTGCTGCCCGCCGCCCAGGCCCGCCCCGCCTACCGCGCGCTCGACGCGAACACCCTGGTCCTCGACGATCTGCCGGACGCCACCGGTGTGCTGCTCGTCCCCGATGCCGACCGGTCACATCTGTCGCGGCAGCTGACCGACCGCGCCGCCGTGATCGGCCCGCCCCGGCCGTGGACGCGTGCCTCCGCCTCGTACGCGCGAGCCGTCCGCGCGCGCTCCCTCTCCTGCGACATCCGGGACACCGAGGACCACCTGCCCGAGCTGGTGCTGAGCGCCGACGCGGACGCGTTCGCCGACCTGCGTGCCCGAGCCCTCGCACCGTTGCGGACCGTGCCCGCCGCGACGGCGCGGCGGCTGGAGGAGACGCTGCGGGCGTGGCTGCTGCACCAGGGCAGGCGGGACGAGGTGGCGGCGGCGTTGTTCGTCCACCCCCAGACGGTCCGGTACCGGATGTCGCAGCTGCGGGAGCTCTTCCCGGATCTCGGATCACCCCACCGGGTCCTGGAACTGACGCTGGCGGTCGGCCTCCGGCCCACCTGA
- a CDS encoding GntR family transcriptional regulator — MATTPVRDRRGPQPLVVESISEQLYSILCARITSGEYAPGSRLDPGAIAAEFGVSRTPVRDTLVRLEHDRLVETRPRSGTFVTRPSRQDVHEVCQLRKGLEWLATGVAASNMPLKQIADLREEAVAAIAAAERGDYEPFFASDTRIHGEIIASTGNSRLISARDSVEPFVYWLRVLGATGPHRLAGSTKRHLEILDAMAARDVAAAQEAAAVHLAEVEEWTLADMDSHSIVT; from the coding sequence ATGGCCACCACACCGGTACGCGACCGTCGCGGACCCCAGCCCCTCGTCGTCGAGTCGATCTCCGAGCAGCTGTACTCGATCCTGTGCGCACGCATCACCTCCGGTGAGTACGCTCCCGGTTCACGTCTCGACCCGGGGGCGATCGCGGCGGAGTTCGGCGTGTCGCGCACACCGGTGCGCGACACGCTGGTGCGACTCGAACACGACCGGCTCGTGGAGACGCGTCCGCGCTCGGGCACGTTCGTGACGCGGCCGAGCCGTCAGGACGTGCACGAGGTCTGCCAGTTGCGCAAGGGACTCGAATGGCTCGCCACCGGTGTGGCGGCCTCGAACATGCCGCTGAAGCAGATCGCCGACCTCCGCGAGGAGGCGGTGGCCGCCATCGCCGCCGCCGAACGCGGCGACTACGAACCGTTCTTCGCCAGCGACACCCGCATCCACGGCGAGATCATCGCCAGCACCGGCAACAGCAGGCTCATCTCCGCCCGCGATTCGGTCGAGCCCTTCGTGTACTGGCTGCGCGTCCTGGGCGCGACCGGGCCGCACCGGCTCGCGGGCTCCACGAAACGGCACCTGGAGATCCTGGACGCCATGGCCGCCCGGGACGTGGCCGCCGCCCAGGAGGCCGCCGCCGTCCACCTCGCCGAGGTCGAGGAGTGGACCCTGGCCGACATGGACTCCCACAGCATCGTCACCTGA